The genomic DNA GACATCGTGCGGGCGCCCGTGGGTTTCGATGCCAGGTTCTCGGCACTGCGCCGGCACTACACCTACCGGCTGTGCCTGGCCCCGTATGGGGTCGAGCCGGCCGAAACGCGGTTCGTCACACCGTGGTCGAAGCCGTTAGACCTTGATGCGATGGCTGCCGCATCGCGGGAGTTGTTGGGGCTCAACGATTTTGCCGCGTTCTGTCGTCACCGCCCCGGGGCCACCACGATCCGTGACCTGCAGCGGCTGGAATGGGTGCGTGATGGGCATTATGTGACGGCGTATGTCACCGCGGATGCGTTCTGCTGGAACATGGTCCGCTCGCTGGTCGGCGCGATGCTGGCGGTGGGAGAGGGCAGGCGGTCACCCGAGTGGACCGCCGGGCTACTGGGTGAGACGAGCCGGTCCAGCGATTTCGCCGCTGCGCCTGCGCGCGGGCTGACGCTCGTGCGGGTCGACTACCCGCCCGATGATCAACTGGCCAGCCGGAACACGATCACCCGGGACGTGCGTACGCTCTGAGGCCCCCAGACCCCAGGCCCTCAGAGTCGGGCGGCGACGAACTTGGCTGCCTGCGCCACCATGCCCGAGCGGATGTAGCCGGGCGCCAGATGGTCCTGCCACCCGGCCCGCCAGGTGTATGGACTGCTCGGATTACAGATCGGGTCGTCGCTATGACACAGATCGATAGTGCGACTCTGATACGTCGGGTTCAACAACGTGATCGGACCGGCCCAGTTTGCGCCATTGCCGAACAATGCCACCGCCGCAATGTGTTGGTCGGTGCCACGCGGTAACGGACTGCTGAAGGTGAACGCCGAAACCGGCATGGCCAGAACGAGATCGGTGGCGGCGGCACCCAACGAATAGCCGCCCAGCACGAGCTTGGTCCTCGGACAATTGCGGGTCATCCACTGCACGTGCCGGCTCATGTCGTTGGCGCCCACGTCGACCTGGGTATCCGCCGGGTAATTCACCGGATAGAAACTGATATTCGGACCTCGGAGGGCTCGCAGCGTCTTGATGAATGCGGTGCCGACCTGACCGGGGCCTGGGGGTTCCATCCGGCCGCGGGCGAACACCACCTCCGCCGGCGGGCACACGGCGCCATGGGCGGCGCCAATCATGCTGGGCGCTACCGCCATCGGCGTCACGACGGCAGACAGGGTGGTGATGAGCGCGGTGAACATCCGGCGGACAATCACGCATTCGATGGTATTGACGGCCACGTCGAGAATAGGTGCCGGTCAGGCAACGATCCGGCGACGAACCATCGATCTCAGCGCGCGGTCGGCGTCAATTCAGCCGACCCGCTACGAAATCCGCGGCCTGGTTGACCATTCCGCCGTCGATGTAGGCACCGGCCAGGTGATCAGGCCAGTTGTTCTTCCAGGTGTCGGGGTCGGCCGGATTGCAGATCGGGTCGGCACCGTGGCACAACTCGATGGTCCGGTCGGCGTAGACCGGGCTGAAGCGTGTGATGGGACCCACCCATGCGGCGCCGTTGCCGAACAGGGCGACCGCGGCGATGTGCCCGTCGGCGCCCGCGGGGAGCGGTGTCTTGAAGCCGAAGCCGGTGAACGGGACGGCAAGCACGACGTCGGCGACTGCCGCGCCCAACGAGTACCCGCCGACCACCAACCGGGTGTCCGGGCAGTTGTTCATCATGTACTGGATGTGGCCGCTCATGTCGTTGGCGCCGATGTCGACTTCGCTGTCTGCCGGGTACCGAACGGCATAGACACCGATGTTCTTGTTGGTCTTGGACCGCAGGGCGCTCACGAACGCGTTCCCGAGCGTGCCGACCCCGGCGGGCTCGGTACGGCCGCGGGCGAAGACCACCTCGACCGGAGGACACGAGGCGGCGTTGGCCACGGCCGGCGAACCGGGCAGGGCAGCGGAGACGACCGGCAGGACGGCGAAGGCCACCGCGAGGACGGCGGCCACAACGATCCAGCGCTGCAGCAGCCGGGCTACGTGGCTTTGGGCGGGAAGTTCGACCACCTCAGCGATGGTAGCGGACGCGGGCTACAACAGTCCGGCGACGAAGTTCGCGGCGTCGTTGGCCGCACCTTCGTAAGCCCGGTGTGCCTGCACACTGTCGCCGTCGCCGCAGATCGGATCGCCGGGGTTGCACAGGTCGATGGCGCGGCCTCCGTATACGGGACTGGAGGTCAGCGGCAGTCCGAGTTTGGCCGACGGGTTGCCGAAGACGGCGACCGCGGCGACGTGCTCGGGGACATTCGGCGGCAGCGGTGCGTTGAAGCCGACGGCCGGGAACGGAACGGCGGCGATCACGTCGATCACTGCGGCGCCCTGGGAGTAGCCGCCCAGCACCAGCCGGGTGGCGGGGCAGTTGTCCACCATCCACTGGATGTGGCCGGAGGCATCGTTGGCGCCGCCGGCCGCGGCCAGGAAGTCGAAGCTGGCCGGATAACTCACCGCGTAGGCGCCGACCGAACGGCCGCCGACCTTGTTGCGCAGCGAACTGACGAACGCATTGCCGATCCGGCCGAGACCCGGGGTGTCGTTGGTGCCGCGGGCGAAGACCACCTCGATGTCGGGGCAGTCGGCGGCTTTGGCCAGGGGAAGGCCTACGCCGAGCCCCGCGGTGGGGGTGGGCGCCAGAGCCGGTGCGACGACGGCAGCAGCAGCGGTGAGCGCTGCTGCCGCGAACACGGTGCAGCGACGAACAAGATCAATGGCCACGCCAAATCCTAACGTCTGTGTTGGCTAGACGATTCCTGCGACGAAGTTGACGGCCTGATCTGCCATGCCGACGTAGTCGCTGTGCGCGAAGGGGTTCCGGCCGCGTGAGCAGATAGGGTCCCCGTCCTTGCAGATGTCGATGGCCTTGCCACCGAACACCGACGAGGTGATCGGGATGCCGAATTTCGTCGACGGGTTGCCGAATACGGCAACGGCAGCGACCTGGGGCACGAGGTCGCCCGCGAGCGGCGGCGCGGATCCGATCTCCCCGACCCTGTTTCCGAGCGGCGGGATGCCTGCCAGCATGTCCACGACCGCGGCGCCCTGTGAGTAGCCGCCCAGTACGACCTTGGTGGACGGGCAGGAGGACGCCAGCGTGGCGATGCGGTTGGCAGCGTCGTTGGCGCCGTCGGCGGCGGCCAGGAAGTCGTAGCTGGCCGGGTAGTTCACCGCGTAGGTGGCTACGGAGCGGCCGCCGAGTCGCGAGCTCAGCCCGTCGGCAAAGGCCTGACCCGGCCGCCCCAGTCCGGGCGCGTCATTGGTTCCGCGGGCGAAGATCACCTCGACGTCGGAGCACGGTTCGGCCGTGGCGGGTGCGGCGAGCGCAAGCGGGAAAGCTGCGCTGACCAGGGTTGAGACAATCGCGGCCACCCGGGCCGACTTCCGGAGGAGACTCACGGGCAACATAGTCACACAAAATGGTTAGCCGCGGCTAATCGTTTGCCCGTTCGGACGTCTCCTGCAGGGCCATATCGGGCCAGGTCGCCAGCTCGATCTGGGTGGGCGTTTCCGGGTCCGCCTGCTCACCGCGGTCGCCCTGGCGGGCCACTGCCAGACCCACCAGTACCACCGCGCCGCCGATCGCCTGGCTCACCGACATGGCCTCGCCCAGCATGATCCAGGCGATGAGGACCGCGAACAGCACCTCGGACAGCCCGACCAGCGAGGCAAAGCGCGGCTTGAGCCTGGCGATCCCGACGATGCCCAGGGTGTACGCCAGGGCAGTGGGGATCAGGCCGAGCGCGATCACCGGTACCAGCCACGCGGTCGTGTGTCCGGCGATGGTCACGGGGTGGGTCGTGAAGGTCAGAGGCATGATGCCGGTGACGCCGAGAAGTGTCACGGCCGCAGTGCCGACGACCAGGCCGCCTGCGGCCAGGCTGATGGGGCTGAGCCCGTCTCCGTCGGTGCTGGCCTTGTTGGACATCATGAAGTAGCAGGCGGCGCACACGGCGGCGGCCAGGCCCCAGCTCACTCCGGCGAGGTTGATCTGGGCGCCGCTGAACACGTCGAGCACCAGAACGATGCCGGCGATGGCGACCGCCACGCCGCCGAAGGTCATCGCGCTGGGCCGGTGCCGGGTGCTGGCCCAGACCCAGCCGACCACGAGGATCGGTGCGGTGTACTCGAGCAGCAGGGCCACGCCGACGGACAGGTGTGCGACGGCGTTGTAGTAGCAGAGTTGCGCGCCCGCGATCGGGATCAGGCCGTAGCCGACGACGGTCTTGGCATGGTCGAGCACCTCGCGGATCCAGCCGGGCCGGACGACGCTGGCGAAGGCGGCCATCATGAGCGCCCCGCCGGCGAGTCGGGCCGTGACGGCCGCGGTGGGGCTCCAGCCGGATTCCATCAGGGCTTTGGCGAACGGGCCCGATGAGCCGAACGCCAGCGCGGAGCTGACGGCGAACAATAGGCCTATCCGGAAGTGGTTATCGGCGGTCGTGCGGTCGAGCTGGGCTTCGGCAGTCATCGGTACACCTCCCCTGGGGCATGTCATGAGTAAAGTGCATTATGGTAATGACGGTGGTGGTGACGCTACGGCGACAGGGGGTCATGAGTCAAATGCTTTTTACCTATGACACGGAGCTCACGCTCCGGGCCGCGATGGTGTTGGTGAACACCGATCGGGTAGAAGGCGAACAACTGTCCGACCAGGCAGCGCTGAACGCCTACCTGGATGAGTTCGGTTGGACCGGCCGGCGCGACCGCGACGACGCCGAACTCGGGGCGGTGCGCGGGCTGCGCGAGCGCGTGGGGGAGATCTGGGCGGTGGCCGACGACGAGGAGGAGACGGTCCGTCGGGTCAATGCCCTGCTGAGCGATACCAAGGCGGCGCCGTGGCTGACCCGGCACAAGGAGATGCCGGAATGGCACCTGCACCTGGCGTCGGTCGACGACCCGTTGGCGCAGCGGATGGGCGCCGAGATGGCGATGGCGCTGGCCGACCTGATCCGCGGCGGCGAACTGCGCCGCCTCAAGATCTGCGCGGCGCCGGACTGTGAGGCGGTGCTGACCGACCTGTCGCGCAACCGCTCCCGCCTCTTCTGCGACACCGGCAACTGCGGTAACCGCCAGCACGTCGCGGCCTACCGGCAGCGTCAGCGTGCCGAGTAGCGCGCTGTGTAAATCGGTGTAATCACGCCGCTCCCGGCCGGGTTAGGTTGATTGCCGGGGGCATATGGCACGGCGATCGGTCACTCGGTTACAGCTCAGCGGGCATCGATTCCTGTTGCGGCGCATGGCACACGCGTTGGTTCGCGGTGACGCGCGGATGCTCGACGATCCGCTGCGCGCCCAGGCGGTCGCCTACGGTGCGGGCTGTGCACTGACGGCCGTCGCGATCGCGGTGGGTGCGGTGCTCGCGCTGGTGCGCCCCGGCTCGGTGCCGGGCGATGCGCCGATCCTGATGGCGCGCGACACCGGCGCGCTGTACGTCCGTATCGACGACACCGTGCACCCGGTGCCCAATGTCGCCTCGGCCCGGCTCATCGTTGGTACACCGGCGAATCCGGTGGTGGTCAACGATGCTGCATTGGCGAAGTTCCGGCGCGGGCCGCTGGTGGGCATCCCTGGCGCCCCGGCCCGGCTCGGTCGACCACTGAGCGTCGACGAATCGGACTGGGCCATCTGCGACGGTACCGAGCCGGCCGAGACGGTACTGCTGGGCCGGTCCGACCCGGGGATGGTGACGTTGAGTAGCGGTCAGGCGCTGTTGGTGTCAGAGCGCGCGGTCGGGGCGACGTCGTACCTGTTGGCCGACGGATGGCGCGCCCGGGTGGATCTGCGCGACATCGCGGTGGTGCGGGCACTGCATCTGGAAGGTGTGGCAGCCCAGCCGGTTTCGCAAGCCCTGTTGGATTCGGTGCCGGAAGCGCCGCCGTTGCAGGCGCCGTCGATTGCGGGCCTGGGAAACCGAGGGCCGGCCGCGCTGGGCGGACTCGCGGTGGGCACCGTGGTGCGCGTGGTGCGCGCCGGCCCTGCGGAGTTCTATGTGGTGCTGACCGACGGCCTCCAACGCGTCGGCCGGGTGGCGGCCGACGTCATCCGCTTCAGCGTGGCACAGTCGCATGGCGAACCGCCCCTGGTCCCGGCCGATGCGGTGGCCGACGTGCCGGTCGCTGACAGCCTCGCGGTGGCCCGGTTCCCGGAACGGGTATTGCCGCGGGCACGCGCGGTGGTGTGCGCCCGCTGGGATCCGCGACAGCCCCGGTCGGATACGAATACCAGTGTGGCCATGGCTGATTCGCTGCCTGATCACAGTGTGCAGCTGGCACAGGCCGATGGCGACGGGCCGAATGTCGACCGCGTGCAGATCCCGGACGGCCGCAGCATTCTGCTGCAGGCCGGAGGCGTGGCACCCGACGCCATCGATGGTGGGCCGCTGTATTTGTTGAACGATCTCGGTGTCCTGTTCGGCGTCCGCGACGGGGCGACCGCCGAAATGCTCGGCCTGGGGACCAACGCTGTTCCTGCGCCGTGGCCGATGCTGGCCATGCTGCCCCGGGGCCCCGAACTGAACCGCGACGCGGCCTCAGTCGTGCGAGACGCGCTGCCCGGCGTCCGAGCAGCGCCGTCGTAACCGCCTGGCCGCCAGCGCCAGTGCGGTCAGAACCGTCGCGCCGACACACACGGCGGCGCCGCCGAAGGCGATGCGTTGGGGCCGGGGATCGATCGCAACCCGAGCGGCCGGCGCCACCGAGGCCGGAGCGGTCGGCACGGATGCAGACGACGGGGTGCCGCCGCTGACCGCGGCCAGGGCGTCGACGACACCGTTCCCGACCAACGGATTCCAGCCGTCGGCCGGGGTACGTGCGGTGTCTTCGATACGGCGCATCACCTCGCGCGCGCTCAGCTGCGGGAACCGGGCTCGCACCAGGGCGGCAAGCCCGGCCACCACGGGCGCGGCATAGCTGGTTCCCGAAATCGGGGCAACACGGCCGATCGAGTCGATCAACCGCTCGCCGTCGGGGTGTAGCGACACGAGATTCTCACCGGGCGCAGCCACGTCGACCCAAGGGCCCGCCAGGCTGAAGACCGATGCGGTGCCTTCGGATCCGACCGAACCCACGCACAACACCAGGTCGTCGTACCACCCCGGGCTGGATACCGAGCGGACGCTGTTCCAGTCGGGCTCGCCAGCTGGCCCGACGGGGCCGTCCTGCTGCGTGCAGCCCGCGCCGACGTTGCCGGCCGCGGCCACCACCACGACGTTGCGGACATCGACGGCATAGCTCAGCGCGGCGCCGAGGGCACGGTCGTCGGGTGCGGCGCTGGCTGACACGCAGGCGGGAGACGAGATGTTGATGACGGTTGCACCGAGGTCGGCCGCGGTGCGCACCGCCATGGCAAGGGTGTTGACGTCACCGACGCCGGTCGAGCCACCGTCCGCGGCGAACTTGTTGCTCGACTGCCGGATAGCCAGGATAGCGGCGTCGGGTGCGACCCCGCTGAAGCCGGCACTCGGTGCGGCACCGGCGATTCCGGCAACGATCGTGCCGTGGCCGTCGCAATCGACGGTGCCGTCGCCGCGGGACACATAGTCGCCGCCTCCAATCAGGTGCGGCAACAGTCGGTGCCGGGCGACACCGGTGTCGATCACCGCGATCTTCTGGCCCGCGCCGCGGGTGAGCGGCCATACCGATTCCAGGCCCAGCGGGTTGCCCGGCGCGGTGGTGGTGGTGTCGGCCGGGGATTGGTAGCAGGGTTGGCGCTGCTCGGTTCGCTCGACGGGCCCCGGCGGCGCCGGCCGAGGCAGCAGGGTCGCATCGACAGCCGGCGGTACGACCGCCGCTGCCGGCGCGATGGACAGCAGCGGAAGCCCGGCAATCAGCGCCGCGGCCAACGGGCCTGACCGGTTCACCTCAGCGCCAGGTCGCGAACGACATCGAAAGCGCCGGCGAGCCAACACGCCAGCGGCACCACCGCGGCCAGCGCGCCGTATTCGAGGGCGTCGGCGACGCGGGCCACCACGGGGCTCTGGATCGTGACCGGCCAGACGACGGCGATCCCGGCGCCGACGGCGAGAAATCCGGTCCAACTGGCCCCTGCTGGAAGCCAGGCCACCACGAGAATGAAAGCCGCGGTGAGCGAGAGGAATCCGGCGGTACTCGTCGCGGTGCGGCAATGGCCCGACGCATAGGTGCGTGAGCGCAGCAGCAGCGCCAGGCCAACGGCCGCGGCGAACGCGACTTCGACGGCCGTGACCCGTGGCGGGCCGGCGAAGGTGAGGATTGCGGTTCCCAGCGCGGCCGCGGCCGCGCAACCGACGACCAGGCTCACCAGGTGCCGATGCCCGACAAGCGCACGTGCGCCGGCGTCGAAGGTGGAGCTGTTCGATACGGCGCTCTCGGCGCCGGGGTACTCGGGTACCGGCGGCGTCAGGCCGGCCAGGGCAATGGACAGCCGCGGGGTCAGCGGTAACAGGCCCACGCCGAGCGCGCTGACCAACGAACCCAACGCCGGTGTGGCCAAGGGCCACATCGCGGCGCAACCAGTCGCGACGGCGACCACCCCGGCGACCGTCGAGATCGCAAGAAGAACGTCTGTGCCGCAACCGGATACGCGCATCAGCACCGCAGCCAGCGAGCCGGCAGCCGTCGCGGCCAGGAAGAAGTTCGCGGGAGCCGGCCCGGCCGGAACGACGAGGAAACCGAGGACCGCCACGTGCGCGAGGGCTGCGACGTTGAGCGTCGCCACCTTGGCCGAGCTCAGACCGAAACGTGGTGCGGCCACGGCCACGGCGGTGACAGCTGCTGCCACCGCCGCGGCCGCGGCGATGCGGTCCAACCCCTGACTGGCGAGCCTGGCCCAGGTCAACGCCACGACGCCCAGAGCGCAGGCCCACAGGCAGGCGGCGACCCGCAGTCCGGCGGGCAGGGCGTCCTCTATGGCGTCCACCGTCAGTGCGGCAGGCAGCGACCAATCAGGCGTGGGATTGTCGCGGGCACCGGCCAGGACCAGCAGATCGCCATCGTGAACGTCGTTCTGTAACAGGGTTGCCGACTCGTCCAGGCTGTGCCCACCCAGGTGTACCAAACGCCAGCGCCGCGGCGTCCCGTCGCCGGCACCGAGCGCGTCGACGATCCACGGCAGCAGTTCACCAACGGTCATCGCGACGGGCAGGGACAGGTCGACGGTGGCATGCCCCGCCTCGTCAGGCGCGCCACAGTGAATCGACACGTAGCGCAACGAATCCGGCATCGCATCACCCCCCCGGTTGACGCCGATACGTGTCACGGTAACGGACTCGACGAGCCCCGTTGTGCACCAATTTTTCCGGTGCACACCGGGAACCTGACGGGCCCTGCGCGCGTCCAAATGTCGATGGAACCCATCCGCGCACCGCACGCCTCTCACGAGCTCCCCGTAGCGGAGTCGCCGACTACAGAGGTGGTGATCGACGCACCGCCTGCGCTGCCACGTGACAACCCGGTCAGCCCGCTGACCAGGTTGTTGCCGCTGCTGGTGGTTGTCGCGGCGGGCGGCATGGTCGCGGTGTACGTCGCTTCTGGCGCTGCCGCCACACGTGGTCCGGCCGCCCTGATGTTCCCGATCATGATGGCCATCTCGGCGATCGGCACGGCCGCCTACAGCATGAAGAACGGTGGTCGCGCCCAGCAGCTCCACCGTGATCGTGGTGAGTACCTGCGTTACCTGGACGGGATCGACGCCGCGGCCGGTGAATCCGCCCGTGCCCACTGGCTGCGCCTGCACACCGCGCATCCCGAGCCGGGATGCTTGTGGACGCTGGCCGGTGGCGAGCAGATGTGGCGTCGCAGTCCCGATGGCCCGGGGTTCTGTGAGGTGCGGATCGGCGTGGGGGACCGGCCGCCGTCCACCACGCTGATCGCCGGTGGCAACGACCCCGGACGTGAAGCCGATCCGGTGACGGCATCGGCTCTGGCACAAATGATCCTGCGTAGGTCGACGGTGGCAAGCGTTCCCGTGACGGTGAACTTGCGTGGTTTCGGGCACGTGATGGTGGGCGGGACGACCGACGGGGCGCGGGCCTTGCTGCGCGCGGTGATCTGCCAGCTGGCCACGGCACACAGTCCGCGATACGTCCGTATCGCCGCGGTCGTCGACGTGTCAACGGCGGGAGATTGGGAATGGCTGAAATGGCTCGGCCACCACTGGCATCCCGCCGGCCACGGTGGACCGGTCGCGCTACGGCTGCGCACACTGACAGAGCTGCCCGCGGCGGAGCCTCCGGTACACACCGTCGTCATCGTCGATTCCACCACTGCCGGCCCGGCAGGGTCGGTCGCCGGTGCGGGCGTGACCGTACTGACTGTCGCGGCTCATTCCGGAATCGCCACCGCGGACCTGCATCTGGAACTCGACGCTGACACGGTGCGATTCGGTGACGGCTCGGCGCGGCCCGACCGGATGAATCATGAGCAGGCCGTCACGTGTGCCCGGTGGTTGGCGCGATGGCCGTGTGCGCCGGTGCCCGAGGCCTCCGGCTGGCCGAAGCTGATCGGGATCGACGGCCCGGATCGCTTCGATCCGCCGAGCGTTTGGACAACATCGGATCCGCAGCGGTTCCTCCGGGTTCCCGTCGGCCGGTGTGGCGACGGGAACCCGCTGCACCTCGACCTCAAGGAGGCGGCGCACGGCGGCATGGGCCCGCACGGGCTGTGTGTCGGTGCCACCGGTTCGGGGAAGTCGGAGTTCCTGCGCACGCTGGTGCTGGGACTGATCGCCACGCATCCGCCCGAAGCGCTCAACCTTGTCCTCATCGATTTCAAGGGCGGGGCAACGTTTCTCGGCCTGCACCGGTCGCGTCATGTCAGCGCGTTGATCACCAACCTGGCCGAGGAGGCGCCGCTTGTCGCCCGGATGGCCGATGCGCTGGCCGGGGAGATGAACCGCCGTCAGGAACTGCTTCGGGCGGCGGGAAACCTGGCCGGCATCGCGGAGTACCGGCGTCGCTCGGATCTGCCGGCCCTACCTGCGCTGCTGATCGTGGTGGACGAGTTCTCCGAACTGCTGCAGCAACACCCGGATTTCGCCGAGTTGTTCGTGGCGATCGGCCGACTCGGGCGGTCGCTGGGCATGCATCTGCTGTTGGCCAGCCAGCGCCTGGACGAAGGCCGGCTGCGGGGGCTGGAGAGCCATCTGTCGTACCGGGTATGTCTGAAGACTTTCTCGCCCAGCGAGTCCCGATCGGTGCTCGGAATCGCCGATGCCTATGAGCTGCCGAACACGCCAGGCGCGGCATACCTGAAGACACCGTCCGGCGAGATCCTCAGATTTCAGACCGCGTTCGTCTCGGCGACCGGCTCATTGACCGAGCAATTGCCGGCGGTTCAGGAGACACCGGGGGCCCGGCGTTTCGCCCCGACCTGGATGCCGACCGACCGCGGCCCCTCCACATCGGCCACCACGACCGTGCTGCAGCAGGTCGTCGATCGGCTGGCCGGGTACGGCACACCGGCACACCGGGTCTGGCTGCCTCCGCTGCCGTCTGCCATCCCGCTCAGCGACGTCCTGTTGTCGGATCCCGATCCACTCGGCGTCGCGATCGGACTGATCGACCGCCCCTTCGAACAACGCCGAGACCGACTGATGCTGTCGTTGGGCGGCGCGCGAGGCAACGTGGCGATCGTGGGTGGTCCCCAATCCGGAAAATCCACGGCTGCCAAAACTTTGGCGGTGGCACTGGCCGCCACTCACCATCCCCGGGACGTGGCGATCTACTGTCTCGACTTCGGTGGCGGAACGTTGAGTGCACTCCAAGCCCTGCCGCACGTCGGCGCGGTCGCCGGACGTGCCGACACCGACCTCGTCCGGCGCACCGTCGCCGAGATGCACACCCTGGTCAACGACCGCGAGGCGCGGTTCACGGCCCTTGGCATCGGTTCCATGGCCGACTACCGGGCACGCCGTGACGCCGGGGAGATCGATGATCCCCGGGGCGATGTGTTCCTGATCATCGACGGCTGGTCGACGTTCCGTGCCGAGTTCGATGCGCTGGAGCCGTCGATCACCGCGCTTGCCGTGCAGGGGCTTTCGCTTGGCATCCATGTCGTGGCGACTGCGTCGCGGTGGGGTGAGTTCCGTCCCGCGTTCAAGGACCAGCTGGGAACCCGCATCGAGTTGCGGCTCGGCGATCCGGCCGAGTCCGAGATGGACCGCAAACGCGCCCGCCAGTTGGCCCAGTGCGCACCCGGGCGTGGACTCACCCAGGACGGCCGTGAGTTGTTGATCGCGTTGCCCCGGCTCGATGGCACGCCGTCCGACACCCGCATCGGTGCGGCGCTGGCACGGGTCGGGGATACTCTGCGGGCCCAGTACGGCAAGGCCTGCGCGCCGGATGTCCGGCTCCTGCCGGCGCGCGTGGGTGGGCAGGAACTGTGCCCAGTGTCGCGCATCAGACCCGCCACCGAGGTACTGCTGGGGCTCGGCGAACGCGAACTCAGGCCGGTGTTGGTCGATTTCAACGCTCAGCCCGATCTGGTGATCATCGGTGACACCGGATGTGGCAAGTCCACCACGCTGCGCGCGCTGTGCTGCGACCTGGCGGCGGGCAACGACCCGGCGAGCGTGCAGCTGCTGATCGTGGATTT from Mycobacterium sp. DL440 includes the following:
- the eccB gene encoding type VII secretion protein EccB, which encodes MAHALVRGDARMLDDPLRAQAVAYGAGCALTAVAIAVGAVLALVRPGSVPGDAPILMARDTGALYVRIDDTVHPVPNVASARLIVGTPANPVVVNDAALAKFRRGPLVGIPGAPARLGRPLSVDESDWAICDGTEPAETVLLGRSDPGMVTLSSGQALLVSERAVGATSYLLADGWRARVDLRDIAVVRALHLEGVAAQPVSQALLDSVPEAPPLQAPSIAGLGNRGPAALGGLAVGTVVRVVRAGPAEFYVVLTDGLQRVGRVAADVIRFSVAQSHGEPPLVPADAVADVPVADSLAVARFPERVLPRARAVVCARWDPRQPRSDTNTSVAMADSLPDHSVQLAQADGDGPNVDRVQIPDGRSILLQAGGVAPDAIDGGPLYLLNDLGVLFGVRDGATAEMLGLGTNAVPAPWPMLAMLPRGPELNRDAASVVRDALPGVRAAPS
- the mycP gene encoding type VII secretion-associated serine protease mycosin; protein product: MNRSGPLAAALIAGLPLLSIAPAAAVVPPAVDATLLPRPAPPGPVERTEQRQPCYQSPADTTTTAPGNPLGLESVWPLTRGAGQKIAVIDTGVARHRLLPHLIGGGDYVSRGDGTVDCDGHGTIVAGIAGAAPSAGFSGVAPDAAILAIRQSSNKFAADGGSTGVGDVNTLAMAVRTAADLGATVINISSPACVSASAAPDDRALGAALSYAVDVRNVVVVAAAGNVGAGCTQQDGPVGPAGEPDWNSVRSVSSPGWYDDLVLCVGSVGSEGTASVFSLAGPWVDVAAPGENLVSLHPDGERLIDSIGRVAPISGTSYAAPVVAGLAALVRARFPQLSAREVMRRIEDTARTPADGWNPLVGNGVVDALAAVSGGTPSSASVPTAPASVAPAARVAIDPRPQRIAFGGAAVCVGATVLTALALAARRLRRRCSDAGQRVSHD
- a CDS encoding CGNR zinc finger domain-containing protein, which gives rise to MLFTYDTELTLRAAMVLVNTDRVEGEQLSDQAALNAYLDEFGWTGRRDRDDAELGAVRGLRERVGEIWAVADDEEETVRRVNALLSDTKAAPWLTRHKEMPEWHLHLASVDDPLAQRMGAEMAMALADLIRGGELRRLKICAAPDCEAVLTDLSRNRSRLFCDTGNCGNRQHVAAYRQRQRAE
- a CDS encoding cutinase family protein — translated: MLPVSLLRKSARVAAIVSTLVSAAFPLALAAPATAEPCSDVEVIFARGTNDAPGLGRPGQAFADGLSSRLGGRSVATYAVNYPASYDFLAAADGANDAANRIATLASSCPSTKVVLGGYSQGAAVVDMLAGIPPLGNRVGEIGSAPPLAGDLVPQVAAVAVFGNPSTKFGIPITSSVFGGKAIDICKDGDPICSRGRNPFAHSDYVGMADQAVNFVAGIV
- a CDS encoding cutinase family protein translates to MAIDLVRRCTVFAAAALTAAAAVVAPALAPTPTAGLGVGLPLAKAADCPDIEVVFARGTNDTPGLGRIGNAFVSSLRNKVGGRSVGAYAVSYPASFDFLAAAGGANDASGHIQWMVDNCPATRLVLGGYSQGAAVIDVIAAVPFPAVGFNAPLPPNVPEHVAAVAVFGNPSAKLGLPLTSSPVYGGRAIDLCNPGDPICGDGDSVQAHRAYEGAANDAANFVAGLL
- a CDS encoding cutinase family protein, with amino-acid sequence MLQRWIVVAAVLAVAFAVLPVVSAALPGSPAVANAASCPPVEVVFARGRTEPAGVGTLGNAFVSALRSKTNKNIGVYAVRYPADSEVDIGANDMSGHIQYMMNNCPDTRLVVGGYSLGAAVADVVLAVPFTGFGFKTPLPAGADGHIAAVALFGNGAAWVGPITRFSPVYADRTIELCHGADPICNPADPDTWKNNWPDHLAGAYIDGGMVNQAADFVAGRLN
- a CDS encoding cutinase family protein; the encoded protein is MECVIVRRMFTALITTLSAVVTPMAVAPSMIGAAHGAVCPPAEVVFARGRMEPPGPGQVGTAFIKTLRALRGPNISFYPVNYPADTQVDVGANDMSRHVQWMTRNCPRTKLVLGGYSLGAAATDLVLAMPVSAFTFSSPLPRGTDQHIAAVALFGNGANWAGPITLLNPTYQSRTIDLCHSDDPICNPSSPYTWRAGWQDHLAPGYIRSGMVAQAAKFVAARL
- a CDS encoding DMT family transporter, producing the protein MTAEAQLDRTTADNHFRIGLLFAVSSALAFGSSGPFAKALMESGWSPTAAVTARLAGGALMMAAFASVVRPGWIREVLDHAKTVVGYGLIPIAGAQLCYYNAVAHLSVGVALLLEYTAPILVVGWVWASTRHRPSAMTFGGVAVAIAGIVLVLDVFSGAQINLAGVSWGLAAAVCAACYFMMSNKASTDGDGLSPISLAAGGLVVGTAAVTLLGVTGIMPLTFTTHPVTIAGHTTAWLVPVIALGLIPTALAYTLGIVGIARLKPRFASLVGLSEVLFAVLIAWIMLGEAMSVSQAIGGAVVLVGLAVARQGDRGEQADPETPTQIELATWPDMALQETSERAND
- the truA gene encoding tRNA pseudouridine(38-40) synthase TruA, whose amino-acid sequence is MKPSPNQALNDMPAIDSGGGHVRLRLDIAYDGTDFAGWAVQVGQRTVAGVIDEALSTVFRTLVVTRTAGRTDTGVHATGQVAHVDVPVDAVAHAYPRTTHSGDAEFTPLVRRLARLLPTDVRIRDIVRAPVGFDARFSALRRHYTYRLCLAPYGVEPAETRFVTPWSKPLDLDAMAAASRELLGLNDFAAFCRHRPGATTIRDLQRLEWVRDGHYVTAYVTADAFCWNMVRSLVGAMLAVGEGRRSPEWTAGLLGETSRSSDFAAAPARGLTLVRVDYPPDDQLASRNTITRDVRTL